From a single Glycine soja cultivar W05 chromosome 19, ASM419377v2, whole genome shotgun sequence genomic region:
- the LOC114398958 gene encoding glutamate dehydrogenase 1-like isoform X1, which translates to MNALAATNRNFKLASRLLGLDSKLEKSLLIPFREIKVECTIPKDDGTLQSYVGFRVQHDNARGPMKGGIRYHPEVDPDEVNALAQLMTWKTAVANIPYGGAKGGIGCDPAELSISELERLTRVFTQKIHDLIGTHTDVPAPDMGTGPQTMAWILDEYSKFHGYSPAVVTGKPIDLGGSLGRDAATGRGVLFATEALLNEYGKSVSGQRFVIQGFGNVGSWAAQLISEKGGKVVAVSDITGAIKNSNGLDIPNLLEHSKVHRGVKGFHGGDPIDPNSILVEDCDVLVPAALGGVINRENANEIKAKFIVEAANHPTDPEADEILKKKGVVILPDIFANSGGVTVSYFEWVQNIQGFMWDEEKVNNELKTYMTKGFKDVKEMCKTHECDPRMGAFTLAVNRVARATVLRGWEA; encoded by the exons ATGAATGCACTAGCAGCCACCAACAGGAACTTTAAGTTGGCCTCTAGGCTTCTGGGATTGGATTCAAAGCTTGAGAAAAGTTTGCTGATTCCATTCAGGGAAATCAAG GTTGAATGTACCATACCTAAAGATGATGGCACGTTGCAATCTTATGTTGGGTTCAGGGTTCAACATGATAATGCCAGAGGCCCCATGAAAGGAGGAATCAGATACCATCCTGAG GTTGACCCTGATGAAGTGAATGCTTTAGCACAACTAATGACATGGAAAACAGCTGTAGCAAATATACCATATGGTGGTGCCAAAGGAGGGATAGGGTGTGACCCAGCAGAATTAAGTATATCTGAGTTAGAAAGACTTACTAGAGTTTTTACACAAAAAATTCATGATTTGATTGGAACTCACACAGATGTGCCAGCACCTGATATGGGAACAGGGCCACAG ACCATGGCATGGATACTAGATGAGTATTCCAAATTCCACGGTTACTCTCCTGCAGTAGTGACTGGAAAACCTATA GATCTTGGTGGATCTCTAGGTAGAGACGCGGCTACAGGACGGGGAGTCCTCTTTGCAACAGAGGCTTtgcttaatgagtatgggaagAGTGTATCTGGACAACGGTTTGTCATACAG GGTTTTGGAAATGTAGGGTCATGGGCTGCCCAATTAATTAGTGAGAAAGGTGGAAAAGTTGTAGCTGTGAGTGACATAACTGGAGCCATAAAGAACAGCAATGGTCTTGACATCCCAAACCTTCTTGAGCATTCCAAAGTGCACAGGGGAGTAAAAGGATTCCATGGTGGTGATCCAATTGACCCTAACTCAATATTGGTTGAAGATTGTGATGTTCTAGTCCCAGCGGCTCTTGGGGGTGTCATCAATAG GGAAAATGCAAATGAAATCAAGGCCAAATTTATTGTGGAAGCAGCTAATCACCCAACTGACCCAGAGGCTGATGAG ATtctgaagaagaaaggggttgtTATCCTCCCAGACATATTTGCAAACTCAGGAGGCGTTACAGTTAGCTACTTTGAGTGGGTCCAG AACATCCAAGGTTTCATGTGGGATGAGGAGAAAGTGAACAATGAGCTAAAGACCTACATGACCAAAGGTTTCAAAGATGTGAAGGAAATGTGCAAAACCCATGAATGTGATCCTCGTATGGGAGCCTTCACCCTGGCAGTCAACCGTGTCGCACGTGCCACTGTCCTTAGGGGTTGGGAAGCTTGA
- the LOC114398958 gene encoding glutamate dehydrogenase 1-like isoform X2, with the protein MNALAATNRNFKLASRLLGLDSKLEKSLLIPFREIKVECTIPKDDGTLQSYVGFRVQHDNARGPMKGGIRYHPEVDPDEVNALAQLMTWKTAVANIPYGGAKGGIGCDPAELSISELERLTRVFTQKIHDLIGTHTDVPAPDMGTGPQTMAWILDEYSKFHGYSPAVVTGKPIDLGGSLGRDAATGRGVLFATEALLNEYGKSVSGQRFVIQGFGNVGSWAAQLISEKGGKVVAVSDITGAIKNSNGLDIPNLLEHSKVHRGVKGFHGGDPIDPNSILVEDCDVLVPAALGGVINRENANEIKAKFIVEAANHPTDPEADEILKKKGVVILPDIFANSGGVTVSYFEWVQQIAHFRGIAPLLYRLIN; encoded by the exons ATGAATGCACTAGCAGCCACCAACAGGAACTTTAAGTTGGCCTCTAGGCTTCTGGGATTGGATTCAAAGCTTGAGAAAAGTTTGCTGATTCCATTCAGGGAAATCAAG GTTGAATGTACCATACCTAAAGATGATGGCACGTTGCAATCTTATGTTGGGTTCAGGGTTCAACATGATAATGCCAGAGGCCCCATGAAAGGAGGAATCAGATACCATCCTGAG GTTGACCCTGATGAAGTGAATGCTTTAGCACAACTAATGACATGGAAAACAGCTGTAGCAAATATACCATATGGTGGTGCCAAAGGAGGGATAGGGTGTGACCCAGCAGAATTAAGTATATCTGAGTTAGAAAGACTTACTAGAGTTTTTACACAAAAAATTCATGATTTGATTGGAACTCACACAGATGTGCCAGCACCTGATATGGGAACAGGGCCACAG ACCATGGCATGGATACTAGATGAGTATTCCAAATTCCACGGTTACTCTCCTGCAGTAGTGACTGGAAAACCTATA GATCTTGGTGGATCTCTAGGTAGAGACGCGGCTACAGGACGGGGAGTCCTCTTTGCAACAGAGGCTTtgcttaatgagtatgggaagAGTGTATCTGGACAACGGTTTGTCATACAG GGTTTTGGAAATGTAGGGTCATGGGCTGCCCAATTAATTAGTGAGAAAGGTGGAAAAGTTGTAGCTGTGAGTGACATAACTGGAGCCATAAAGAACAGCAATGGTCTTGACATCCCAAACCTTCTTGAGCATTCCAAAGTGCACAGGGGAGTAAAAGGATTCCATGGTGGTGATCCAATTGACCCTAACTCAATATTGGTTGAAGATTGTGATGTTCTAGTCCCAGCGGCTCTTGGGGGTGTCATCAATAG GGAAAATGCAAATGAAATCAAGGCCAAATTTATTGTGGAAGCAGCTAATCACCCAACTGACCCAGAGGCTGATGAG ATtctgaagaagaaaggggttgtTATCCTCCCAGACATATTTGCAAACTCAGGAGGCGTTACAGTTAGCTACTTTGAGTGGGTCCAG CAAATTGCTCATTTTAGAGGAATTGCACCCCTGCTGTAcaggttaattaattaa
- the LOC114398958 gene encoding glutamate dehydrogenase 1-like isoform X3 yields the protein MNALAATNRNFKLASRLLGLDSKLEKSLLIPFREIKVECTIPKDDGTLQSYVGFRVQHDNARGPMKGGIRYHPEVDPDEVNALAQLMTWKTAVANIPYGGAKGGIGCDPAELSISELERLTRVFTQKIHDLIGTHTDVPAPDMGTGPQTMAWILDEYSKFHGYSPAVVTGKPIDLGGSLGRDAATGRGVLFATEALLNEYGKSVSGQRFVIQGFGNVGSWAAQLISEKGGKVVAVSDITGAIKNSNGLDIPNLLEHSKVHRGVKGFHGGDPIDPNSILVEDCDVLVPAALGGVINRENANEIKAKFIVEAANHPTDPEADEILKKKGVVILPDIFANSGGVTVSYFEWVQVN from the exons ATGAATGCACTAGCAGCCACCAACAGGAACTTTAAGTTGGCCTCTAGGCTTCTGGGATTGGATTCAAAGCTTGAGAAAAGTTTGCTGATTCCATTCAGGGAAATCAAG GTTGAATGTACCATACCTAAAGATGATGGCACGTTGCAATCTTATGTTGGGTTCAGGGTTCAACATGATAATGCCAGAGGCCCCATGAAAGGAGGAATCAGATACCATCCTGAG GTTGACCCTGATGAAGTGAATGCTTTAGCACAACTAATGACATGGAAAACAGCTGTAGCAAATATACCATATGGTGGTGCCAAAGGAGGGATAGGGTGTGACCCAGCAGAATTAAGTATATCTGAGTTAGAAAGACTTACTAGAGTTTTTACACAAAAAATTCATGATTTGATTGGAACTCACACAGATGTGCCAGCACCTGATATGGGAACAGGGCCACAG ACCATGGCATGGATACTAGATGAGTATTCCAAATTCCACGGTTACTCTCCTGCAGTAGTGACTGGAAAACCTATA GATCTTGGTGGATCTCTAGGTAGAGACGCGGCTACAGGACGGGGAGTCCTCTTTGCAACAGAGGCTTtgcttaatgagtatgggaagAGTGTATCTGGACAACGGTTTGTCATACAG GGTTTTGGAAATGTAGGGTCATGGGCTGCCCAATTAATTAGTGAGAAAGGTGGAAAAGTTGTAGCTGTGAGTGACATAACTGGAGCCATAAAGAACAGCAATGGTCTTGACATCCCAAACCTTCTTGAGCATTCCAAAGTGCACAGGGGAGTAAAAGGATTCCATGGTGGTGATCCAATTGACCCTAACTCAATATTGGTTGAAGATTGTGATGTTCTAGTCCCAGCGGCTCTTGGGGGTGTCATCAATAG GGAAAATGCAAATGAAATCAAGGCCAAATTTATTGTGGAAGCAGCTAATCACCCAACTGACCCAGAGGCTGATGAG ATtctgaagaagaaaggggttgtTATCCTCCCAGACATATTTGCAAACTCAGGAGGCGTTACAGTTAGCTACTTTGAGTGGGTCCAG gttaattaa